A genomic region of Lonchura striata isolate bLonStr1 chromosome 8, bLonStr1.mat, whole genome shotgun sequence contains the following coding sequences:
- the CDK5R2 gene encoding cyclin-dependent kinase 5 activator 2 → MGTVLSLSPAASSGKGGGGGGLLAEKAPGRVPGKGESRLKRPGVLISALTWKRLVAASAKKKKSTKKVTPKPGGGAPGVAPGQPDPLVVQRNRENLRKSVVGPADGAKQGPLAVPVPTVPSAPQELHPGSGGGKPPPPPPPAGSRPPGSPRRVVVQASTGELLRCLGDFVCRRCYRLKELSPGELISWFRSVDRSLLLQGWQDQGFITPANLVFVYLLCREALRGEDIGSQAELQASFLTCLYLAYSYMGNEISYPLKPFLVEGDKGRFWERCLGIIQRLSAKMLRINADPHYFTQLFQDLKSEGEGGDGSKHWTISLDR, encoded by the coding sequence ATGGGCACGGTGCTCTCCCTCTCCCCCGCCGCCTCCTCGGGCaagggcggcggcggcggggggctgCTGGCCGAGAAGGCGCCGGGAAGGGTGCCGGGCAAGGGCGAGAGCCGGCTGAAGCGCCCCGGCGTGCTCATCTCGGCGCTAACCTGGAAGCGGCTGGTGGCCGCCTCGgccaagaagaagaaaagcacCAAGAAGGTGACGCCGAAgcccggcggcggggccccggGGGTGGCCCCGGGCCAGCCCGACCCGCTGGTGGTGCAGCGCAACCGCGAGAACTTGCGCAAGTCGGTGGTGGGGCCGGCCGACGGTGCCAAGCAGGGCCCGCTGGCCGTGCCGGTGCCCACAGTGCCCTCGGCGCCGCAGGAGCTGCACCCGGGCTCCGGAGGGGGAaagccgccgccgccaccgccgccgGCCGGCAGCCGCCCCCCGGGATCTCCGCGCCGCGTGGTGGTGCAGGCGTCCACCGGCGAGCTGCTGCGCTGCTTGGGGGACTTCGTGTGCCGCCGCTGCTACCGCCTGAAGGAGCTGAGCCCCGGCGAACTCATCTCATGGTTTCGCAGCGTGGACCgctcgctgctgctgcagggctggcaggaccAGGGCTTCATCACCCCGGCCAACCTGGTGTTCGTCTACCTGCTGTGCCGGGAAGCGCTGCGGGGCGAAGACATCGGGAGCCAGGCGGAGCTGCAGGCCTCCTTCCTCACCTGTCTCTATCTCGCCTACTCCTACATGGGCAACGAGATCTCCTACCCGCTCAAGCCCTTCCTGGTGGAGGGAGACAAGGGGCGCTTCTGGGAGCGCTGCCTGGGCATCATCCAGCGCCTCAGCGCCAAGATGCTGCGAATCAACGCGGACCCGCACTACTTCACGCAACTCTTCCAGGACCTCAAGAGCGAGGGCGAGGGCGGAGACGGGTCCAAGCACTGGACGATCAGCCTGGACCGTTAG